In the genome of Anas platyrhynchos isolate ZD024472 breed Pekin duck chromosome 21, IASCAAS_PekinDuck_T2T, whole genome shotgun sequence, one region contains:
- the LOC101792730 gene encoding death-inducer obliterator 1 isoform X4, translating to MLNDSDPLLPSSGSPFHSSQKGETVQTSNAVSAFQGGESGVCTMEQAVSLQPASLESESNTDNMENSSPASALDEKGEQSNEEEQKTIKPTSKEFRKTWGFRRTTIAKREGAGDIDMDSSEQQPQQQQQGLNLRRSGRQPKRTERVEEFLTTVRRRGRRNAPIALEDSSEPASCPATDAETASEDSIESASDMKPVTRRSVTRSSKDQKGSKSRRTKDEEEEEEEEEEEEDTSDSDSDGLTLKELQNRLRNKRVEQKPAQLTLNDIQTRLRKRPSEQDPTETGDVQPENQVKAELPVKQEPEIIDGTEVASQVTVSEENTEDLQVQKEIKPTVGVKGVADEGLEELPKGKPESEIYDPNALYCICRQPHNNRFMICCDRCEEWFHGDCVGISEARGRLLERNGEDYICPNCTILQVQDEPISETEPQEDKGSQINVDGTEFTSIGTVEQKSVEDQGIKGRIEKASNPSGKKKLKIFQPVIETPGASKCIGPGCFNVAQPDSVYCSNDCILKHAAATMKFLSAGKDSKTKPKEKVKSKSEKPSMPKSQLQTGTKPLSNQKRPYPEKREMTVKKVLTSTKTEANTQPYAKEPAVENITPSWASDHNYNAVKPEKTAAISSSLLFKCMYRIGIFLNNHLHFL from the exons ATGCTGAATGACTCTGATCCTTTGCTGCCCTCCTCTGGCTCTCCTTTTCATTCGTCTCAAAAGGGAGAAACCGTTCAAACCTCTAATGCTGTGTCAG CATTTCAGGGTGGGGAGAGTGGCGTCTGTACTATGGAACAAGCTGTAAGTTTACAGCCGGCGTCATTGGAATCTGAATCTAATACTGATAACATGGAAAACAGTTCCCCTG CATCAGCTTTGGATGAAAAAGGTGAGCAAAGCAATGAGGAGGAACAAAAAACTATCAAACCTACAAGCAAAGAGTTCAGGAAAACCTGGGGTTTTCGAAGGACTACAATTGCCAAGAGAGAAGGTGCAGGAGATATTGATATGGACTCCAGTGAACAAcagccgcagcagcagcaacaaggCTTAAACCTCAGGCGTAGTGGGCGACAACCGAAGCGAACAGAAAGAGTGGAAGAATTTCTTACAACAGTAAGacgcaggggaaggaggaatgcTCCTATTGCTTTGGAAGATTCAAGTGAACCCGCATCCTGTCCAGCCACAGATGCTGAAACTGCTTCAGAAGATAGCATTGAGAGTGCTTCTGATATGAAACCTGTGACTCGGAGGAGTGTCACTAGGAGTAGTAAGGATCAGAAAGGCTCTAAAAGCAGACGCACAaaagatgaagaggaggaggaggaagaggaggaggaagaagaagatacTTCTGATAGCGACAGCGATGGGTTAACACTAAAGGAACTGCAGAATCGACTAAGAAACAAACGTGTTGAACAGAAGCCTGCTCAACTGACACTGAACGATATACAGACCCGCCTGAGAAAAAGACCTTCTGAGCAAGATCCTACAGAAACAGgtgatgtccagcctgaaaaTCAAGTTAAAGCTGAATTACCTGTCAAACAGGAGCCTGAGATTATAGATGGCACCGAGGTTGCAAGTCAAGTTACTGTGTCTGAGGAAAACACTGAAGATCTTCAGGTTCAGAAGGAGATAAAGCCTACTGTTGGAGTAAAAGGGGTTGCGGACGAAGGACTTGAAGAATTGCCCAAAGGAAAACCAGAATCTGAGATTTATGACCCCAATGCACTGTATTGTATCTGTCGTCAGCCTCATAACAACAG GTTTATGATTTGCTGCGATAGATGTGAAGAATGGTTTCACGGTGACTGTGTGGGTATCTCCGAGGCTCGAGGGCGGCTGTTGGAGAGGAATGGTGAGGACTACATCTGTCCAAACTGCACCATTCTCCAGGTGCAGGATGAGCCTATTTCTGAAACAGAGCCGCAGGAAGATAAAGGAAGTCAAATAAATGTGGATGGTACAGAATTCACAAGCATTGGAACAGTTGAACAAAAGTCTGTTGAGGACCAAGGGATCAAGGGTAGAATTGAAAAAGCTTCAAATCcaagtgggaagaaaaaactCAAGATATTTCAACCT GTGATTGAAACTCCTGGTGCATCAAAGTGCATTGGTCCTGGCTGTTTTAATGTGGCTCAGCCTGATTCTGTGTACTGCAGCAATGACTGCATTCTCAAGCATGCTGCAGCCACCATGAAGTTTCTAAGTGCAGGCAAagattcaaaaacaaaacctaaagaGAAGGTCAAATCCAAATCTGAAAAACCCAGCATGCCAAAATCTCAGCTGCAG ACAGGTACTAAACCTCTTTCAAACCAGAAGAGACCATATCCTGAGAAAAGAGAGATGACTGTGAAGAAGGTTTTGACATCTACCAAGACTGAGGCAAACACTCAACCTTATGCTAAAGAGCCAGCAGTAGAAAACATCACACCTTCCTGGGCAAGCGATCATAATTACAATGCTGTAAAGCCTGAAAAGACTGCTGCCATTTCATCTTCACTGTTGTTCAAATGTATGTATCGCATAGGGATATTCCTGAATAATcacttacattttctttga